The genomic region TCGCCGCGCGCGGCGTGGAGGTGATGGAGACCGACCTCGGCGAGCGCATCCAGCAGCTCGACCACCAGCCGCCCTCGCACGTGGTGGTGCCGGCCGTCCACAAGCTGCGCGGCGACGTGGCCGAACTGTTCGGCCGCACGCTGGGCACCGATCCCGCCAACGACGACATCCACTACCTGGCCGAGAGCCAGCGCGTCACCACGCGCCCGGCCTTCCTCACGGCCGGCGCGGGCATGACGGGCTGCAACTTCGCGGTGGCCGAGACCGGCACCGTGGTGGTCTGCACCAACGAAGGCAATGCCGACCTCTCGGCCAACGTGCCGCCCGTGCATATCGTCTCGATCGGCATCGAGAAGCTGATCCCGCGCATCGCCGATCTGGGCGTGTTCATCCGGCTGCTCTCGCGCAGCGCGCTGGGCTCGCCGATCACGCAGTACACCTCGCACTTCCGCCGCCCCCGGCCGGGCACCGAACTGCATTACGTGATCGTCGACAACGGCCGCTCGGCGCGGCTCGCGATGGACGATTTCTGGTACTCGCTCAAGTGCATCCGCTGCGGCGCCTGCATGAACACCTGCCCCGTGTACCGGCGCAGCAGCGGGCTGTCCTACGGCAGCACCTACGCCGGGCCGATCGGCGCGATCCTCAACCCGGCCTACGACCTGAAGCGCTTCAGCACGCTGCCGTTCGCCTCCACCATGAACGGCAGCTGCAGCAACGTCTGCCCGGTGAAGATCAACATCCACGAGCAGCTCTACAAGTGGCGGCAGGTGGTGGCCGAGGAAGGCGAGCTGCCGCGCGTGAAGCGCGGGCTCATCAAGGTGGCGGGCAAGCTGCTCGCGAACCCGGCGCTGTACCGCGCCTCGGTGCGCTCGCTGCAGGGCGCCCTGCACCGGCTGCCGAACCTCGTGCTCTACAACCCGCTCAACACCTGGAGCAAGGGCCGCGAGCTGCCCGACGCGCCGCGCGAGACGTTTCGCGACTGGTACGAGGCGCATCGCGGCAAGGGCGCGCCGCAGGCGTCGGCCCCGGCAGCCTCGCGCCTTCCAACCACGGGCGCCGACGGCGGTCGCCCCGCCACCGCGAATCACGACAAGGAATCGACATGAACACGTCCCGCGAGGAATTCCTGCTGCGCGTGCGCGCGGCGCAGCGCATCGCCGTGCGCCACGACGACGACGGCCCCGCCCCCGACGATCCGCACCCGCTGCCGGCGCTGCCGCGCTTCGCGACGCCGGCCGGCGCGCGCCTCGAGCGCTTCTGCGCGAATCTGGCCACGATGGGCGGCCGCCATGCGGCGCCGGCCTCCCACGCCGAGCTGCCCGCCTGGTTCGCCGCGCAGTTCCCCGGCCACACGCCGCTCACCGCCACCCCCGAGCTGAGGGCCGCCGAGCTGCTCGACCCGGCCCGCCCGCCCGCCTCGCTGCACGAGGTGGAAGTGGGCGTGGTGCGGGCGCGCTACGGCGTGGCCGAAACCGGCTCGGTCTGGCTGTCGGAGGAGGAATACCGCGTCAACGCGCTCGGCTATCTGGTCCAGCATCTGGTGGTGCTGCTCGATCCGGCCGACATCGTCGACGGACTGCAGGACCTCTATCGCCTCGGCGACTTCCACCACGCGAACTACGCCGCGCTCGTGACCGGCCCCTCGGCAACGGCCGACATCGAGGGCGTGCTGATCCAGGGCGCCCAGGGCGTGCGTTCGCTGACGGTGCTGCTGCTGGCGCGGCCCGCCGCCTGAGCCGCGCTAGGCCGACTGCCGCGAGAAGATCCGGATCACCGAGTTCAGATGCGTGAGCATCGCGCGCCGCGCGCCCTTTGCGTCGCGCGATGCCAGCGCGTCGAGGATCGCGCGATGCTCGAGCTCGGAGCGATGCGGCATGTCACGCGGCGTATAGAGCCGCTGCAGGCGCTGGAACAGCGGATCGTAGCGATGCGCGAGCATCTGCCGGATCATCATCGCGTAGGCATCGTTGCCGCTCGCCTCGGCGATGCGGATATGGAACAGGCGGTCGCCGGGATGGGTGGTCGAGCCGCGGCGGTTGTCCTGCTGGTTGCGCAGGAACGCCTCGCGGATCGCGTCGAGCTGCGCGTCGGACGCATTGACGGCCGCGAGGCCGGCCGCCTCCGGCTCGATCAGCTTGCGCGCCTGCAGCAGCGAGAACGGCGCGATCTCCGCGTCGGGATCGATCTCGATGCCGAGTTCGGGATCCACCTCGAGCCGGCTCGCACGCGGCAGCTCCGGCGTCTGCGCCGCGGCCGGGCGCGGGCGCACCGAGACGCCGTCGCCGACCCGCACCGACACCAGGCCGACCACCTCCAGCGCGATCAGCGCCTCGCGCACCGAGGTACGCGAGACGCCGAACTGCGCCGCCAGCTCGCGCTCGGGCGGCAGGTAGCTGCCCGGCGGAAAGCCTCCCGATTCGATCATCGCGCGCAGCTGGTCGGCGATCTGCTGGTAGAGACGGCGGTTCTGGATGGGCTGGATCGGCATGCTGGCGCGGGCGAGGAGCATCGGATTGGAAAGCGTTCGCCGCCCGCCGCCGGCCGGGCGGGCGAACGTGAACCGGACGGCGATTCTAACCTGTTGGCGCAGGCTGCCGAGCGCGCCCGGCAGCCTGCCGCCGCGCGGCTCACGCGCCGGCCACGCGGCTGCCGCGCCAGCCGTACCACGCCACGATCGCGAAGCACAGGAGCGGCAGCAGATAGGCCGCGCCCACCCCCGCGCCGTCGGCCACGCGTCCCATCGCATACGGCATGATCGCGCCGCCGACGACCGACATCACCTGGTACGACGCCCCGCGCTTGGTCTGCGGCCCGAGGTCCTTCACGCCGAGCGCGAAGATGGTCGGAAACATGATCGACATGAAGAAGAACATGGCGATCAGCGCCAGCACCGAGACCACCGGGATGCCGGCCAGCACCACCGCGCTCAGCGCCACGTTGGCGAGTGCGTAGACGCTCAGCAGCGCGGCGGGCGAGATTCGCCCCATCAGCGCGGTGCTGACGAAGCGCCCGGCCATGAACAGCAACAGCGCCACCGACAGCAGGAACGAGGCGCGCTGGGCGCTCAGCGCCGGCCAGTGGACGATCGCATAGTTGATGAAGAACGCGCCCACGCCCACCTGCGCGGCCACGTAGAAGAACTGCGCGGCGATCCCGCCGACGAAGTGCGGGCGCGACCAGAGCGAGGCGCCGGCCGCGCGCTGCGCGGGCGAGGCGGCTTGGCGGATGTCGGGCATCGGGGTGCGCGCGATCAGCAGCGCGAGCAATACCACCACCACCGCGATCACCACGTAGGTCACCCGTACCGAACCGAGCCCGGCCTCGGCGCTCTCGCCCGGCGAAGCCGCCTGGAAGAAGAACGCGCCGCCGATCAGCGGCCCGAGGAAGCTGCCCAGCCCGTTGAACGACTGCGAGAGGTTGAGCCGGCGCTCGGCGGTCTCGGGCGCGCCGAGTTCGGTCACGTAGGGGTTCGCGGCGGTCTCGAGGCAGCCCAGCCCGGCGGCGATCACGAACAGCGCGAACAGGAAGAACGGAAAGCTCGCCGCCGCCGAGGCCGGAATGAACAGCAGCGCGCCGATCGCGTAGAGCGTGAGGCCGAGCAGGATGCCGCGCTTGTAGCCGAAGCGCTCCATCAGCAGCGCGGCCGGTATCGCCATCACGAAGTAGGCGCCGAAATAGGCGCCCTGCAGCAGGCCGGACTCCGCCTTGCTGACATGCAGCACGTCCTGGAAATGCTTGTTGAGCACGTCGAGCAGCCCATACGACAGGCCCCACATGAAAAAGAGGCTCGTCACCAGCAGCAACGCGGTGCGCCAGTCGCGCCTGCGTTCGGTCGTGCCGGCCGGCGCCGCGCCGGCCCTCGATACCTGTTGCATGTTGCCTGTCTCCTTGCTGATCCGTTCCGGTCGATTGCCGTGCCGGCCGCGCGCGCGGCGCGCCGCGTCACTGCTGCGCGAGATCGAAGATGCGCACCATCGGCGTCCACTTCGTGCCGGGCTCGCTCCACGGCGTCGGCTGCTGGAAGGTGTCCATCAGCGCCTCCCACTCCACCACCTTGGGATCGGCCAGGCTCGCGGCCCGCATCCGCTCGGCATCGAACACGGCGTCGTCGGTCTCCATCACCATCGTGAGCCGGTTGCCGATCCGGTAGATCTCCATCGCGGTCACGCCCTGCCCGCGCAGATGCGCCGCGATCTGCGGCCAGATCCGCTGGTGGTGCGCTTCGTAGCGCGCGATCGATTCCGGGTCGTCCTTCAGGTCCAGCGCCAGGCATTGCCGCATCGGGTGTCCTCCAGGTTGGGCCGCGCGTCACGAAGCGCGGCGTTGCAAGGGTCAAGGGTGGCGTTGCATGACGCCAGGTTCGGCACCTCAGCCGAGCGCGCGGTCGAGGTGGGTATAGCCGCCGTCCACGAACAGCCACTGGCCGGTGGTGTGCGCCGCGCGCGCCGACAGCAGGAACACGGCGGTGGCGGCGATCTCGTCGGCGCTCGTCATGCGCTTGCCGAGCGGGATGCGCTGCGTGATCGCGGCGAGCTTGGCGGCCGGATCGTCGAAGCTCGCCAGCCACGATTCGTAGAGCGGCGTCATCACCTCGGCCGGCACCACCGCGTTGACGCGCACGCCATGCGGCGCCAGCGAGGCGGCCCATTCCCGCGTGAGCGAGAGCACCGCGCCCTTGGCCGCGCAATAGCCGCTGGTGCCGCCCTGGCCGGTCAGCGCCGTCTTCGACGAGAGGTTGACGATCGCGCCGCGGCTCGCCTTCAGGTGCGGCTCGCAATGATGCGCCATCGCGTAATAATGGATCAGGTTGCGTTCCAGCGAGGCGACGAAGGCCGCGCGGCCCGCGCCGAGGCCGACGTTGTCGTTGACGCCGGCGTTGTTGACGAGCGCGTCGATGCGGCCGAACTCGGCGAGCGCGGCGGCCACGGCGGCCTCGCACTGCGCGTCGTCGAGCAGGTCGGCGCGCACGAAGCGCGTGCGCGCTTGCAGCGCGCGCACCTCGGCCGCGAACGCGTCGCCGGGCGCGTTGCGGTCGAGCACGACCGGGATCGCGCGTTCGGCGGCCAGCGCGCGCGTGATCGCGCCGCCGATGCCGGCCGCGCCGCCCGTGACCAGCACGACCTTGTCTTCGAGATCGAGATTCAACTGGGTGCCTCCGTGAATGCGCTGCCCGATGCGTTCAGGTGCGTCGGGTTCCGGGACGGTGCCGCCGGATCAGGCCGAGGCGGCGCTCGCCCCGGGCTTGCCGCGAAAGCGGTATCGTTCGAGCGACTCGGGCTTCATCTCGATCGAGAAGCCGGGCGCCGTCGGCGGCAGGTAGGCCGCGTCGCGCACCACGCACGGCGCCAGGAAATGCTCGTGCAGGTGGTCCACGTACTCGATCACGCGGCCCTCGCGGGTGCCGGCGATGCACACGTAATCGATCATCGACAGATGCTGCACGTACTCGCACAGCCCCACGCCGCCCGCGTGCGGGCACACCGGCAGGCCGTGCTTGGCCGCCATCAGCATCACCGCCAGGATCTCGTTGACGCCGCCCAGCCGGCACGCATCGATCTGCACCACGTCGATCGCGCCGCGCATGATGAACTGCTTGAACAGCACGCGGTTCTGGCACATCTCGCCCGTGGCCACCCGCACCGGGGCGATCGCCTCGCGGATCTTGCGATGGCCCTCCACGTCGTCGGGGCTGGTCGGCTCCTCGATGAACCACGGCTTGGCGAACGCCAGCTCGCGCACCCAGTCGATCGCCTCGCCCACCTCCCACACCTGGTTCGCGTCGATCATCAACTGGCGGTCCGGGCCGATCACCTCGCGCGCGATCGTCACGCGGCGGATGTCGTCCTGGAGATTGGCGCCCACCTTCAGCTTGACGTGGCGGAAGCCGGCGTCCACCGCTTCCTGGCAGAGACGGCGCAGCTTGTCGTCGCCGTAGCCGAGCCAGCCGGCCGAGGTGGTGTAGCACGGGTAGCCTTCGCGCTCGAGCGTGGCGATCCGTTCGGCCTTGCCGGGCGCCTGGCGCTGCAGCAGCGCCAGCGCCTCGTCGCGCGTGAGGCCGTCGGTGAGATAGCGGAAATCGATGCAGCGCACCAGCTGTTCCGGCGTCATGTCGGCCACGAGGCGCCACAGCGGCTTGCCCTCGGCCTTGGCCCAGAGGTCCCAGGCGGCATTGACCACGGCGCCGGTGGCGAGATGGATGGCGCCCTTGTCGGGGCCGATCCAGCGCAGCTGGCTGTCGGAGGTCAGGTGTCGCCAGAAGCGGCCCATGTCCTCGCGGATCCAGTCGAGATCGAGGCCCACCACCAGGTGGCGCATCGCCTCGATCGCGGCACAGCAGATTTCGTTGCCGCGGCCGATGGTGAAGGTCAGGCCGTGGCCGGCCAGGCCGTCGTGATCGGTGTCGAGGATCACGTAGGCGGCCGAGTAGTCGGGATCGGGGTTCATCGCGTCGGAACCGTCGAGCCGTTGCGAGGTCGGAAAGCGCACGTCGAGGACGCGCATCGAGCGAATGATGGGCATGGTGAGCGGTCGTGGATCGGTTGGCGTGCTGCGTCGTTCGGATGGCAATCGGCGCCGGCACGCGAACCCCGGGTTCGGCGCGGGCGCTTCGATTGGTTTAATGGTCCAGCCAATTGAAGGGCATCATACGACGTTCGGCGCGGTGCAGGGCTTCGGGTTTTCCCGGGCGGCGGCTTGCCCCACCGTGCCGGCCTCGGCCGGCGGCCGCGGCGTTCGGTGAGGCTGCGGGAAGCGGCACGCGCCGCGGCCGACCGGCCGCACGCCGGGCACCGGGCAGCCTGCACGGCGGCTTGCGCAAGTCGGTGGCAGCAAATTGCTTGGTAATCCGTATCAATCGCGCGGGCACCCGGCGCTGCCGTCGGCACCGCTCCTGATGCGCCGCCGGCCGGGCCGACCCGCCACCTGCCGCCGCGGCTCGCCTGACGGCCCGGTTTCATTTTGCCTGCCCTCGCGCGGCGCCGCTTCATGGCGGGGGCGCACCGAAATGAAAATATCGCCGCCATCCTCTCATTTCACGACACGATTACGCGCCGGATTCAAACGGACATTTCAATCTGCAAGCATATTTTTCTTTATCGATTTTTGAATCGGAAAAAAATTCGGATCGAATGATTTAGACAATCCTGTTGTTCCATTACAAAAAATTACGATGTATATTCGCTCACGGATTCGACGGCAGCCGCCGTTCAGCCAGGCGTCGGCCCGCTGTCAGCCGAGGCCGCACGGCGGCCTTCCCGACGCGGGCCGCTGATCGGCGCCGCGCCTTGCGGCAGGCGCCGCCCGCATCGCGCAGGCGATGCCCGGGATCGGTGTCGTCGAGCCGGCACGCGCCGCAGAGCGCGGCCGCTTTGCCAACCATTTTTAAACAACAGGGCTCTCGATCATGGATTTCATTACCTGATTTACGCGTAATTCCCGCCTTCGCTTCATCCGGAGAGACAGCCATTTCATTTCGCCGCAATCGACCGGCGAGGGAGCGGTATTGCCTGCCGGTTTCAATCTGATATCAACCGTTCATTTCAACTGCAGAGGCATCGGTATGTGGAAGCGCATCCGCAACATCCGTCATCTCTCCGTGATCGGCCTGCTCGCGCTCGCCGCATGCGGCGGTGACGACGGCGGCACCGGGTCGGCCGTCTCGCTCGGCGCGGCGAACAACCCGGCCGGCACCGCCGCGCCGACCAAGGCCACGGGCAACCCCGGCACCCCGCCGGTGGAAATGCCCGACACCGTGGTGCCCGTCAACTACAAGCTCTGGTTCCGTCCGAACGACGACCTGAACCAGTTCCAGGGCCGCGCCGACGTCGAGATCAACGTCAAGCAGAACGTCAACGCGATCGTGGTGGCCGGCCATCGCATCCAGTTCAGCAACGGCAAGCTCACGCTGCAACCCGGCAACATCCAGCTGATCGCCACGCCCCAGGGCCAGGGCGATTACTACCAGCTGCGCCCCGCCAGCGGCACGATCCCGCGCGGCAGCTACTCGCTGCACATGGAATGGCAGGGCGTCATCAATTTCGATTCGCACGGCGATCCGGCCAAGGGCACGGTCGGCAGCTGCGACAACGATCCCTATCCGGGCTGCTCGGCCGCCGAGGGCCTGTTCCGCGTCGATCTGGTCGGCACCGACGGCACCTCCAGCGGCGCGGTGCTCACGCAGGGCGAATCGGACCTCTCGCGCCAATGGTTCCCGGGTTGGGACGAGCCCGCGTTCCGCCCCACCTATGAAGTGTCGGCCGAGGTGCCGCAGGCGTGGCGCGTGGTGTCGAACGCGGCCGAGAAACCGGCCGCCAACATCGGTGGCGGCTACAAGCTGGTGTCGTTCGAGAAGACCCCGCCGATGCCGTCGTACCTGCTGTTCTTCGGCGGCGGCAAGTTCGATACGCTGGAGGACGACTTCACGAGCCCGCTGCCCGGCGGCAAGGGTCTGCACCTGCGCATCTTCACGCCGCCCGGCATGAGCGAATGGGCCAAGCCGGCGATGAACGAGACCAAGCAGGCGCTCGACTACTACTACCGCTATACCGGCATCCCGCTGCCGCTGACGAAGTTCGACACGATCGCCGCGAACGACAAGTTCAAGGCGCAGAAGGACCTGAACTTCGGCGGCATGGAGAACTGGGGGGCGATCCTGGAGTTCGCCGACGACATCCTGCCCAAGCCGGGCACGCCGATGTCGCGCTATGGCCTCACGGTGCTGACGCACGAGGCCGCGCACCAGTGGTTCGGCGATCTCGTCACGCTCGACTGGTGGGACGACGTCTGGCTCAACGAGTCGTTCGCGACGTACTTCGAGACGCGCACCGCGATCCAGTTCCATCCTGACGTGTTCACCTGGGTGCAGGACGCCGGCAACAAGGCGGCCGTGATCAAGGCCGACATCGGCCCCAAGGCGTTCCCGGTGCAGCCGAACTTCAACGCCTTCGGTTCGAACGACTTCGTGATCAACGCCGGCACCTTCGTCTATGACAAGGGCGGCCACGTGCTGAAGATGCTGGAGGGCTATCTCGGCGACGAGGTGATGCGCAAGGGCCTGCAGCAGTATCTGGCCGACTATTCGTTCGGCAACGGCACGCCGCAGCGGCTGTGGGATGCGCTGTCGAACGCGAGCGGCCAGAAGGTCGGCCCGATCGGCGACAGCTTCGTGCGCCAGACCGGGGTGCCGCTGCTGTCGCTCGACACGCAGTGCGACCTGACGAAGAACCAGAACGTCGTCACGCTGAAACAGGCACCGTTCCCGAATCAGAACGCCTATCCCGGCACGCAGTGGACGATCCCGGTGACGCTCGCGTATGGCGACGGCCTCATCAATCGCAAGACGCTCGCGCTCTCCGACACGCAGACGCAGGTGCGGCTCGACGGCTGCTCGGCGGTGCTGGCGAACCCCACCGGCTTCGACTACTACGTGACGAACTACAGCGACACCGCCTGGAGCGCGCTGCTGCCGCAACTGTCGCGCGTGACCGATCCGGTCCTGCTGACCAACCTGCGCAACGACGCGGCGCTGCTGGTCAGCAACCAGCTCGCGCCGGCCTCGCGCACGGCCGCGCTGACCTCGG from Burkholderia glumae LMG 2196 = ATCC 33617 harbors:
- a CDS encoding L-fuconate dehydratase, which gives rise to MPIIRSMRVLDVRFPTSQRLDGSDAMNPDPDYSAAYVILDTDHDGLAGHGLTFTIGRGNEICCAAIEAMRHLVVGLDLDWIREDMGRFWRHLTSDSQLRWIGPDKGAIHLATGAVVNAAWDLWAKAEGKPLWRLVADMTPEQLVRCIDFRYLTDGLTRDEALALLQRQAPGKAERIATLEREGYPCYTTSAGWLGYGDDKLRRLCQEAVDAGFRHVKLKVGANLQDDIRRVTIAREVIGPDRQLMIDANQVWEVGEAIDWVRELAFAKPWFIEEPTSPDDVEGHRKIREAIAPVRVATGEMCQNRVLFKQFIMRGAIDVVQIDACRLGGVNEILAVMLMAAKHGLPVCPHAGGVGLCEYVQHLSMIDYVCIAGTREGRVIEYVDHLHEHFLAPCVVRDAAYLPPTAPGFSIEMKPESLERYRFRGKPGASAASA
- a CDS encoding FadR/GntR family transcriptional regulator, coding for MPIQPIQNRRLYQQIADQLRAMIESGGFPPGSYLPPERELAAQFGVSRTSVREALIALEVVGLVSVRVGDGVSVRPRPAAAQTPELPRASRLEVDPELGIEIDPDAEIAPFSLLQARKLIEPEAAGLAAVNASDAQLDAIREAFLRNQQDNRRGSTTHPGDRLFHIRIAEASGNDAYAMMIRQMLAHRYDPLFQRLQRLYTPRDMPHRSELEHRAILDALASRDAKGARRAMLTHLNSVIRIFSRQSA
- a CDS encoding lactate utilization protein B yields the protein MNKTMPVDHAKAAEAFLAKTEHVAFHDRRLWDLRMKRDAQAASIDEWETLRLLASQIKEHTLSRLADYLGQFASQAEANGVQVHWALDAAEHNRVVHGILASHGATTLVKSKSMLTDECELREYLAARGVEVMETDLGERIQQLDHQPPSHVVVPAVHKLRGDVAELFGRTLGTDPANDDIHYLAESQRVTTRPAFLTAGAGMTGCNFAVAETGTVVVCTNEGNADLSANVPPVHIVSIGIEKLIPRIADLGVFIRLLSRSALGSPITQYTSHFRRPRPGTELHYVIVDNGRSARLAMDDFWYSLKCIRCGACMNTCPVYRRSSGLSYGSTYAGPIGAILNPAYDLKRFSTLPFASTMNGSCSNVCPVKINIHEQLYKWRQVVAEEGELPRVKRGLIKVAGKLLANPALYRASVRSLQGALHRLPNLVLYNPLNTWSKGRELPDAPRETFRDWYEAHRGKGAPQASAPAASRLPTTGADGGRPATANHDKEST
- the fucP gene encoding L-fucose:H+ symporter permease, with the translated sequence MQQVSRAGAAPAGTTERRRDWRTALLLVTSLFFMWGLSYGLLDVLNKHFQDVLHVSKAESGLLQGAYFGAYFVMAIPAALLMERFGYKRGILLGLTLYAIGALLFIPASAAASFPFFLFALFVIAAGLGCLETAANPYVTELGAPETAERRLNLSQSFNGLGSFLGPLIGGAFFFQAASPGESAEAGLGSVRVTYVVIAVVVVLLALLIARTPMPDIRQAASPAQRAAGASLWSRPHFVGGIAAQFFYVAAQVGVGAFFINYAIVHWPALSAQRASFLLSVALLLFMAGRFVSTALMGRISPAALLSVYALANVALSAVVLAGIPVVSVLALIAMFFFMSIMFPTIFALGVKDLGPQTKRGASYQVMSVVGGAIMPYAMGRVADGAGVGAAYLLPLLCFAIVAWYGWRGSRVAGA
- a CDS encoding LutC/YkgG family protein, which encodes MNTSREEFLLRVRAAQRIAVRHDDDGPAPDDPHPLPALPRFATPAGARLERFCANLATMGGRHAAPASHAELPAWFAAQFPGHTPLTATPELRAAELLDPARPPASLHEVEVGVVRARYGVAETGSVWLSEEEYRVNALGYLVQHLVVLLDPADIVDGLQDLYRLGDFHHANYAALVTGPSATADIEGVLIQGAQGVRSLTVLLLARPAA
- a CDS encoding L-rhamnose mutarotase gives rise to the protein MRQCLALDLKDDPESIARYEAHHQRIWPQIAAHLRGQGVTAMEIYRIGNRLTMVMETDDAVFDAERMRAASLADPKVVEWEALMDTFQQPTPWSEPGTKWTPMVRIFDLAQQ
- a CDS encoding M1 family metallopeptidase, yielding MWKRIRNIRHLSVIGLLALAACGGDDGGTGSAVSLGAANNPAGTAAPTKATGNPGTPPVEMPDTVVPVNYKLWFRPNDDLNQFQGRADVEINVKQNVNAIVVAGHRIQFSNGKLTLQPGNIQLIATPQGQGDYYQLRPASGTIPRGSYSLHMEWQGVINFDSHGDPAKGTVGSCDNDPYPGCSAAEGLFRVDLVGTDGTSSGAVLTQGESDLSRQWFPGWDEPAFRPTYEVSAEVPQAWRVVSNAAEKPAANIGGGYKLVSFEKTPPMPSYLLFFGGGKFDTLEDDFTSPLPGGKGLHLRIFTPPGMSEWAKPAMNETKQALDYYYRYTGIPLPLTKFDTIAANDKFKAQKDLNFGGMENWGAILEFADDILPKPGTPMSRYGLTVLTHEAAHQWFGDLVTLDWWDDVWLNESFATYFETRTAIQFHPDVFTWVQDAGNKAAVIKADIGPKAFPVQPNFNAFGSNDFVINAGTFVYDKGGHVLKMLEGYLGDEVMRKGLQQYLADYSFGNGTPQRLWDALSNASGQKVGPIGDSFVRQTGVPLLSLDTQCDLTKNQNVVTLKQAPFPNQNAYPGTQWTIPVTLAYGDGLINRKTLALSDTQTQVRLDGCSAVLANPTGFDYYVTNYSDTAWSALLPQLSRVTDPVLLTNLRNDAALLVSNQLAPASRTAALTSVSGPAAVSLRQMAGAPSMVRQIRPVVRYHGKFVARQRQVQ
- a CDS encoding SDR family oxidoreductase, whose protein sequence is MNLDLEDKVVLVTGGAAGIGGAITRALAAERAIPVVLDRNAPGDAFAAEVRALQARTRFVRADLLDDAQCEAAVAAALAEFGRIDALVNNAGVNDNVGLGAGRAAFVASLERNLIHYYAMAHHCEPHLKASRGAIVNLSSKTALTGQGGTSGYCAAKGAVLSLTREWAASLAPHGVRVNAVVPAEVMTPLYESWLASFDDPAAKLAAITQRIPLGKRMTSADEIAATAVFLLSARAAHTTGQWLFVDGGYTHLDRALG